The DNA sequence TGGAATGATGTGAAGGTATACCCTCATTTTAATAGTCATTGCATTATTACATATACTATAATACTCTTCCTAAATGAAGAGTGCAGAAGCTTATAAAACAACATTATGTACAGAGTTTCCAACCAAAACCAGAATGTTAACAAATTATGTCTTTATTTGTGGTAAAGATTTCGAttcaaaatgattttaaaagattcaatataatataatataatttccatcagttattaaacaaatatataattcaatgcaaaatttcaagctACAGTATTTCACAAAATAGATTTAATAGTTTCTATcggtttgttttatttctcaaGGTCAACCATATTTTTCTGCatagaaatacttttttaatattctttcttttgtgTCTGAACATATTCCTTTTCTAATAAGACACCCTGAATATTGAGAAAGATAATGGATGCTATTTCTTCATTCCTCTTCATTTCTATAAGCAGGTGACAACGATAAATGGAGCAAAAGTGGCTCCGAATAAACACGACATTGAAATCCCTCAAGGTGTTGCTCACGCAGTGGACAAGGTCATGTTCCCTCTTCCGGTTGGTGACTTGGTGCAGACTCTGCAAGCTGATCGAGAAAGGAGATTCACAACTTTCTTGAAAATGCTTTACATATCTGGCTTGCAAGATACCCTGGCAGGTAATCAAGGAACAGAATTTCTTAAACTTAATTagaaaaacataattaattaatagaaaaacatAAAAGCATAGGAAATTCTAAAGTTACTCGAAACATTGGCATCTACTGTCAATTGCACAAGTGTTGGGCTAAATATAATCCAATTAACAATTAACAATTGATCAATTTTAGATTACCTGAGGCAATCATAGATCAAAAGTTGCAACAAAATATGCAAGcaaattatatgtaaatatatatgaagTCTTTTGCTAGGAAGTAACATTGTTAGACCACGATTGAATAGAGTATTTTAGATTAAACTAACAAAGATAGTTAAGTTAAAAGAAGCCTACATAGAGAAATGATATGTTCCAGGACCAAAGACCTTCACCATCTTTGCTCCAACGGATGCAGCTTTCAACGCCGCAACTTCTAAAGATGGAACACCAGTTTGGACAGATGAAGATGGGCCAGAAGCTACAAAAGCAATCGTTTCAAGACATATCATACCATCGACCCTCTACACAGCGGGGATGAGATATTATTTACAGAAGGATACGCTTCGTTCTCAATCGCCAGTCCACATCCATAAAAATGGAGGTGACTGAAACATAGATTCTAGAATTGAAATGAATAGGATTAATTCAATCTgccattttcttaattttttgagAGAGATAGATTAAGCaatcaaaaatgaataatattgaaatggATAGAATTAATCAAATCAAATAAGATCATCTTCTTGATCTTTTAAGAGATTCATAGATTGAGCATTATACATTTCTGTCTGCAAATTTTAGAGACTTCCAtgttgtagaatattttaatattctgaaTAGTCATGAATCTAAGTAATTAcagtatagaaaatataccTGTATTCGCTTCATTATAAATAGACTGTGAGTATTTATGCATTGATAACAAATGAAGATATAGGAAAATACACAAAGATATATaaagacatactttcatttaaatctcaattctttATCTAAATCTGTAAAAACaggaatttgcataaatatccgcagtctagttataaatATCTTTCCTGCATaacaaatattcatgaaaaagcTGAAATCTATGCAGGCAAAGACCAACAAAGCACAATACAGcataatacagaatattccAATGTATTACAGCATAATACATGATGTTACAGCATGATGCAACATGATACAGcataatacagaatattctAACATAATACTGCACATAACAACACAGCACCATATAGCATAACACTAAAAATTGCACttcaatgtaaataattatgcatATTTATAGTTCCACacaaagttattatttttctctcgatACTAATCATTATGAAATAGCATTTCTAGGAATAGATTTTGCAACGTGGAAATAGTAAATGCTTCCTTTTTTGTTGCAGGTCGAGTAAAAGTGAACGAGGCGCATGTTGTAACTCATAACGTTCCAGCGACAAATGGAGTTTTACATGCAATCGATGGGGTACTATAAACGCGCAACTGCTAGatcatgtttaaaaaatttgtcgatCAGATACATCtactatttaaattgaattatgaTACAGTTACAGAAGATTGATATAGAATTTCtggaaaatcaatttattcacgtaagacatttattttcataactaATATATGATGGTTGAactgattttaattgaaactacAATTGCAAAGAATGAGAAGCTTTGCATGtacttgtaaacaaaaatttgaaaatatatatatctgtatatacataaattaagaaactaaatCAGTGAATTGCTAAATGTTATAAGTTATTGCTTctcaaagtattttatattttattttataaacatgaatttctttcttctttcacagaaagtaaattcttttaagaaatgttctttcttcttctaaattttataatctttCAAATCATTTATAGAGCCCCACTAATTGAAAACAGAGGTTTGGTACAAAGTATTTCAAAACAAACGCTTTTAATAAAGttatattcaaacaaaaatcctCTCCGTCACTGAGCTCCACAAGTTTGGGAACAATTCATGTATTACAGAAGGTTATAGAAGTCTCTGCGATTAATGAACAAGTAAGATTTGCCATCGATGTTGCgaaattatacaaagaaaGAGTAATGGGACCTTGTTAATCATACGTAGAAATACTGCAAGCCGGTCGAAGGAAGAATCGACTTGAGAGGCCTTGCTCCACTCATCCCAACGTAGaggatttttttcaaactctATTGGACGATGAGTAGATGATAGAATAGGATACATATTATGAGGAATATCAAaatctaatgaaaaattatttgtttaatcttGAATTCATGATATATACTATGCTCTAGGTGTCTGTAATACTAAGAGCATGGCAAAAGTTCAGAATTCTCTTTATAGAAACTTCCACGTCCAACCAAAtgtatttctataattataattaattttatcttctaattatagtcgattcttttttcaaaccattatttatatagcatAGATGTATGTTACTCGCTCATGTGCTTCCGGTCAAGTATGAAAAGTTCATCATTGTATAGAATGATAACGCAGTACCATGATTAGTATTATCGgagtatgtattattttataaataaatgtacagtatgattttcataaattattatcattatttcacTAGCAGAGAAACTAACAAACtaacaaatatatacttttCAGTGAAGATAATATCTTCGAagctatttaaaattagacAAGTAAAATTAGAttggataaaagaaaattaaagtttaaggGTATAACTAaagtttgttattattattgcagtagtttttatataaatttctttaaattagaaaatacatcaaattaaattatataataaaaattactgtttattaatgttattagctgtagttttaatataaacttctttaaattagaaaatatatcaaattaaatcATATAACAGTTAAGATTACTGtttgttagttttatttaaatttttattgtgttcAGTAGTGCTGTCggaaagcatttttttttgttgactCGACGGTATCAGAAGATTATGCTAACTACTCATTCCTTTGGGTCAATGATGCATCCCATTCATTACTTAAAGCTGGTTGATTAGCATAATAAAGTGTGTGGCAGGTTTATTAGAAAGAATGACAAGGCtgtgtttttaaaattgatttttattattgcatcTAATACGCATTATAATTTGATTCTATCTTCATTCGTTAAACGTTCCTCTAAAGGTTAAAACATATTCGGTTCGCGAGCAGCTCGAATATTCGAGTTTTCCGACAGCCCTGGTGTTCAGtacacattaaataaatacgcaatatatttttctatgtatattCATGTCCATATCTACTTCCATACATCTTTGAGAAAATCTTAATCATACAACACACAGCGTACTCTATTTTTACCTCATTCATACTTATTATAAGTCTCATAACCTTATGATAAATTGGATTCTTTAGTTCACATGTTAAAAATGTGTACGATGAAAGCTAGGTTATCCTTAAAAATGTTGACgtcttttcaaatataatttttaactttattcgTAGCTTCAAAATGTGTACGATGAAAACTAGGGGTCAGTGTGGAAAGTGTTTTGATACAAACCAATGCAGacaagaaacataaattactgagtataaattatacaattatttctttctctattgcaatataatttttaataaaactttattttcatccaTTTATAATCTACTTTGGGCTAACAACGTTTAAAATGTTGTTCGCAttgtatttcttaatttctacCTTTATGTGATGAATGTTTGTTAGCTGCGTTCGCGCGTTCAGCGGCAAGGTATTGTGAAATCTGTGATAGTATTGTACCAATTGTGTCATTGCACGCTGTACCAGTGCTGTTCCAAGCACCAAACTGGGAAACGAGTTCAGTACTTCcctattaatttcttccaaTGCTCGTTTCCAATTATTGGTAAACGATTGAACAAGACCCAACGCTTTTCCCTCCTGTTTCTTCAAATCCTCCGTCTGGCCTTTCTCAATTAACACCTCAGACTCTTTCACTAACTGTATTATTCCACCAAAGTATGGATTCAAAACTTCCTCAACATACTCTGCAGAACGAGCGTTTAATTGGTCTCGGAAGCTTTCTGCTTCCTTTGAATTGTCTCGTGTCCTttcctaaaaattaagtactccttttattctttaataacaaataaacttctaatatatttgaattttccaagtttcaaatcaaaattaagttttaaattttaaataaaactgacTATTCCTCCATGTACTTGAATATCAATATCTCACCATGAGTACACCAAGAACTAAATCATAGTTATTGATGAGGAAAACTAGCTGCTCGATTCTATTGGGAAATATGGTTGCCATTCTTAATAAAAAGCATTGAACAGCTTCTCTTAGTTCAGCTAATAGCTGTATTGCACCTTCGCAGGGGAATCCTTCCACTACACTGATCATCGCAGCACTAAACTCAGCATACCTACGTGtaatctgtaaataaacattacaagCATTCTTCTTTCGCTTTCTAACATTTTATGACTTACATAATGTGGTCCAGTTTCCTTGTTTAGTTTCAGTGGATCGCAGTCCTTTATgctttgaatattcaattgaaaaacatATTCAAACCTGAAATATACacatcgaatgaaattttaagttagcgaattaattattaaatgtagatATTTAGTTTATATAGATACCTAGGCCAAATGACTGAGTTCATATTATCCCAATACTTATCCAATGCTGGCACTGCTCTTTTGTGGCAGGTTAATTGGTAACGCATTACCAAGTGTAAGCAAAGAAATAAAGCGATAGTATCATAGCAGTCGTCCACAAAAGATTGCAGGTTTTTCACCATCAGATTCAACGTCTTTGCCATTACCTACACagaatacattaattattttcagtaaaaCTACTTTGTTAAAACTCCAATATCTTTCAACTTCACCTGGTTGAAAATATCCATAGCTTGTGTCCCAcgtactttaaaaaattcagtcAAAAACAAATACTCTCGACAAGCATTATCTACAAGAGCATACTGTTCGCTGCGAAACAAGGCTTCGTAATGATACTGTAGAAACAAGATGCACAATTAAGTTTTCATACCAATACTGTGAAAGTAATGTACTGCGaatgaataatacaattacaaaaattgtaattaaagtaTCTATATCATACGTATCAATTTCACAGTGTTCATCAACTTTATAATAATCACTTTGCTACTTACTTTTGTTTTAGATGCAGTGTGAGGTACGATAATAGGTGCTTCCAGCTGCGAAGTTAAAACATCTCCTCTATTGCCAATAGAAAACACAGTGCCCCTATTCTTCAATGTAGTCTTATGAAAAATACCTCTTCCCACAGTGTCTTCAACTCCCATCAGATCGTCTTTGGTAGCACCTTCCTCGAACTACACAACGAGTCTCGAATAAACTTAAAAAACAGTTATACCATGAATTTCtagctttttttatttctatattaccTGCAATTTCATTAGCCTCGAAGAGTAAGatttgaaataagaaaaatatatcttacTCATCGTGCTAACATATTCCCCACAAATCTCTTCAGctacatttctttcatttgcTAAAATgaactcgaagaaaaatttgtacttCAACATATTGTTTTGGGGCACTTGGTAATTCGTCATTGGCTTTCTGAATTTGTAAATCTGTTCTAAAAGATATGTTCTGATTTTTGCCATCGCtttcactttcaatttttctagtaTATCTTTTACATCTAAGCATGATTTCGCTTCTTTGAAAGTTTGTTCTTtcacaaaattgattttgtgATTCAGTGTCTGCAGCTGGgttaaaaattccttctctGTTACGGGATAATCCATAATCCCCCTGGAAACATCACGTTATGTTACATTTTCAtgcaaattttacaaaattacaagtTTTATTGCAGAATATTAAAgcgtttcattatttaacaaatttatttcttacgcAATGAGAGCTTCTGAGACTGTCATGTCTTCAATGAACTGGCTAAGGGGACCTCTGATTATTTGTCTATTGGATAGCTGTTGGCTCATTGCTATTGATTTACGTTGTAGAAAAAGTATCTCTGAACTTATGCTCCCTAGATCTAACTGGAAACTCATCAACATCAACTCCATTTTCTACGAAAGAATTTCTGAGATGTCTTGAAAGGATAATGgggttttttaaattatgtagtgaaaagaattttctatttcttagtAGTAATGTCACAGATACAATGGTATATTCATATTATCGaggatatatttaaataaatgttactttgATATATGAGTATGATAGAGTTTACTTTAATACTAACAAACTACATTGCAGCATAACACTGTATAtcaaggaaatttaaatttgacgtATTGCTTTAAGTAATCGtgtcaaatattaaaacagaaaTGGTAGATGTATGCTAAGATCAAAATTGTACTAGACTCAATGTTTCAATGCGATATACACCAAAAATTAAAGCAACTCACTCTAAAAcaccattattattattatatatgacAGTACTAATTTCAAATGCGAAATTACTACAGCTTccacttttaataaaataaaaatttttgtttatactttacACAGTGCACACTCTAACCTCTAAGATGTTGTCGCACGCAGCGATTTGATTATGAAGGCTCGCTATATTTTCGCTTTCCTTTATATAATCCTGAATAGATTTATTCTCGACTTCCTTTAATTCTTTCTCGATCTGCCTGGAATATTGTCGCAAATCCGTGCCAGTCTTCAAAACTTCCTGGACAACATCGTCTCCGAGATCTTGTGGCAATTGTACAACATTGtcgttgaaaatattagtCTCGCCTGACATTTTACTGaatttgtctcgtttcgtAAAATTCTGTAATTGTCCGAATTTGTATGAACCTATGTACAGTGGAAAATGTTACAAGCTATTGTATGACATAGTCTTTAAAGTGAGACGCAGTGACACGAGTGTCAGTGACATTTGTTGAGCTGTCATACACAGGTCCATGGGCCCGTGTTATCAGATTTGGCTCCCACTCGCGCATGCGCGTCAAAAAAAGCTGAGCACACAGTGCTGTAGCTATAGGAAACAATGTATGATCACATAGCAACGGTTGGCGTAGAAACCAGGAAAACCGTTCTTtaagttataaaaaatgtgttttatcTGTAAAATTATCTATCcacacaattaatattattataggttaaactttactttggtggacctaaaatttttaagtttcttttacttttagtTAGCTAGTTTAAAACTAGCATTTCCGGATTTTTCTCTCGACAAAATCTACAGgattatgtaaaagaaacttaaaaattgtagGACCGCTAAAGTAAAGTGCAGCCTTGTTATATGATAAGgagtatttctaatttttctttggggCGACTAAGGGCGCCAGTTTTACGGTCGTATTAGATACTTTACTGAGGCTAAAATCAATGCGCATGCGCGACTGCGATATCAAATTCTGCTCCCGTTTGCGCATGGGCAATGTTTTTAGcgccagtggcgccatctatcgTTCGatccaaacaacaattacaacttatcgagagaaagaagagaggTTATGATCGTCATGTTCCCTTTAAAAATTGCTGCATGTTCGTATTTAGTAAAGACATTTggtaattgattaaaaaaatgcatattttgAATGACATTATAGTCTGTTCATGTTTATTATCATAACTCTGCGATCAACATGAATTATGGACAGGTTTCTCGACTTCAGAAGTATAaacttatttcaaaattaacgaatttgATCGGCAATGTGTCCAGCAAAGTGAAGAATTTTGAAACACCAGAGAGGTTGAAAGGAACATTCCTCGAACGATGGGgttggtattttatttcaagtgcaatataaagtaaaagtaatacaGAACATATAATTTGATACCTTTGTTTACAGGCAAATACTGGAAGAATGTTTATATAGACTACAAAGATGTAGCCGAAAGCGTTGTCAAAGACTGCAGAGAACGTCCTATACGAGCTTCTGTGTATGCTTCCTGTACGTATGATACATTCAAAACTTTCGCAACTTGATTctttaatatcgatattaGACACTTCTGGGTCAAGGCCTTATCcttttgaaatacaatatttgatCCACATCATCGTAGCTAATTTCTTTAGGTTTTATAGGAAGGATATGGCATGTACCCTCTAATAACTCTTCAAGTAATGAATACTCTTGATCGAAACAATCAACTTAGAAGTTGCAATCGCTAAGGGATACAGTACTTTTCTGCTAATGCAAACAAGACACGACTCAATTAAAACTGAAATCTTTTATTGCCCTGTGttcaatttacttttattgctGAGGAGCAAACGATTGATTTCtatgataattattatgcTTGAGATTGTAAAAGATTACAAACAGTTTAGCAAATGGGTAAATCCATTCATAGTCCACATGGTTGGTTTCTTCGGTTGCATATATTCATAGCACTTGAAGAGTTTTTACAGATTCTTTgcaattaataaagtaaaaatagtgCATCAGTTGTAGCAAATTACAAAAATCTATTACAAGCAATACCGAAGTGAATTTATAtgaactaaattaaaaaatggatgaaagaaatttagaattattacagtttatttcGTTAGTTATAGGATTGGGTGTGTATATGAACAAGCATAATCCAGACGAATGCATCTTCAGAGAACAGTTATTGCAAAGTACTATGAAAGTAATGCAAGTGGGACAATCCATACGCAATCCCATATCCGAACATCACGTGAAGTGGCTAGGACAGTGCTATAACGAAGGAATTATACGGCAACTGAATTTAGGTatagtttctttaatttggtTGGATAACTACGATGAAGCATGTTCGCTATATAAAGCATCATGCTCTTATTTGAAACCTCGATATATAACATTCTATCACAGAGTGGTGGATGTAGGATTCTTAGATACGTGGTGGGTTTTAGAAAGTAGAATGAAAGATTATGACGTAAACGAAGCAGAATTTAGTAATGTGGAATATGCATAAAATGTTTTAGGCATGTTTCTATTATGcgaattacttaaaaattgcGTAATTTTTTGTGATGAATACTTAACAGTACAAACTTTGTATGAATGTGATTGcttgttataataaatatatgttattaattactatttatcTCTGTTATTGTACTATTAACgtaaatactttatttccCAATTGCTAAAAGATATAATTAGCAAAAATTGAGTTAAACTAATTGtgtaattatagaaatttcattataattctGTGGCAAGCGAAATTATGTGACAAAGAAGAAACCAGATGAATTtctcttcaaaataaaaagcgTTGAGGTAGATGTATATTCTTCCTATGtctaaaatgaatttttaaaataatctgtTCTTGTctctctttaaataaaagataatataaGACAAGatcaaattaaatgataagtaTAAAATGTTGCAAACATACTCAGAAAATCCATAGATGTTTTAGCTTTAGCTTCCGCCAGTTTATAATGTACCATAAACCTGAACTGGACTATTAGTTCAATTAGTCCAACCATAATGGATTGTTAGGTAATtataatctatttttttttaatgtgtatttatgaagatatttaaaaaaaaactgctaGATCTTATCTAGAGAGCATTTTAAtccattgaaaatttttttgaaataacttcataaatacacattttatgAAAACAGTGGATGTGACACTTTTGATAGAGAATTTAATTCCCcataaaatcatttatataatCTTCTCCTTGACTCTGCATATTTCATGAgatatttaatgcattattattaaagtcaTATTTCACAAACCCTTTGCAAATCTAAAATAAAGACTAATAAGACGAGTTTCtactaaaaatgattttctattataatacatctaacaataaaaggatatttttcgttttattatcaGAACTATGTACAAGCAacataacaatataaattttaacttttatatcACAAACAAGTCTTATCCAGTTGAATGATTCTCAACcgtagaaaaatgtatatcgaCAAGAGTATTATAGGAGTATTATGTACCAAACACATTCGattcattattaatgttacagCTAAGTCTCATTGTAGGGTTTCCAAAGACACCATTCGCGACTATTTTACAATTAGCACTTTCCTCTTAACTTTAACAGCttctaacaaaatattaatgaaaagcTTTGGTACAAAAAATAGTTTCTTCTTAAATTTGTGCATAGTAGTTTAATATCAGTCCTTGTTTTCATTATGCCCAATACAATTTTCTCACGtttctga is a window from the Hylaeus volcanicus isolate JK05 chromosome 7, UHH_iyHylVolc1.0_haploid, whole genome shotgun sequence genome containing:
- the LOC128879827 gene encoding mitochondrial import inner membrane translocase subunit Tim29; translation: MNYGQVSRLQKYKLISKLTNLIGNVSSKVKNFETPERLKGTFLERWGKYWKNVYIDYKDVAESVVKDCRERPIRASVYASFIGLGVYMNKHNPDECIFREQLLQSTMKVMQVGQSIRNPISEHHVKWLGQCYNEGIIRQLNLGIVSLIWLDNYDEACSLYKASCSYLKPRYITFYHRVVDVGFLDTWWVLESRMKDYDVNEAEFSNVEYA
- the LOC128880207 gene encoding vacuolar protein sorting-associated protein 52 homolog, whose protein sequence is MSGETNIFNDNVVQLPQDLGDDVVQEVLKTGTDLRQYSRQIEKELKEVENKSIQDYIKESENIASLHNQIAACDNILEKMELMLMSFQLDLGSISSEILFLQRKSIAMSQQLSNRQIIRGPLSQFIEDMTVSEALIAGIMDYPVTEKEFLTQLQTLNHKINFVKEQTFKEAKSCLDVKDILEKLKVKAMAKIRTYLLEQIYKFRKPMTNYQVPQNNMLKYKFFFEFILANERNVAEEICGEYVSTMSKIYFSYFKSYSSRLMKLQFEEGATKDDLMGVEDTVGRGIFHKTTLKNRGTVFSIGNRGDVLTSQLEAPIIVPHTASKTKYHYEALFRSEQYALVDNACREYLFLTEFFKVRGTQAMDIFNQVMAKTLNLMVKNLQSFVDDCYDTIALFLCLHLVMRYQLTCHKRAVPALDKYWDNMNSVIWPRFEYVFQLNIQSIKDCDPLKLNKETGPHYITRRYAEFSAAMISVVEGFPCEGAIQLLAELREAVQCFLLRMATIFPNRIEQLVFLINNYDLVLGVLMERTRDNSKEAESFRDQLNARSAEYVEEVLNPYFGGIIQLVKESEVLIEKGQTEDLKKQEGKALGLVQSFTNNWKRALEEINREVLNSFPSLVLGTALVQRAMTQLVQYYHRFHNTLPLNARTQLTNIHHIKVEIKKYNANNILNVVSPK